One window of Tenacibaculum maritimum NCIMB 2154 genomic DNA carries:
- a CDS encoding deoxynucleoside kinase, whose amino-acid sequence MHVAIAGNIGAGKTTLTKLLAKHYNWEPHFESVNENPYLDDFYGEMERWSFNLQVYFLNSRFRQVLELRKSGKKIIQDRTIYEDAHIFAPNLHAMGLMTNRDYSNYSSLFELMENLVTPPDLLIYLRADISTLVGQIHKRGREYENSISIDYLSRLNERYEAWISTYTKGKLLIIDVDNLDFVENREDLGYIIDRIDAQINGLF is encoded by the coding sequence ATGCATGTAGCCATTGCAGGAAATATTGGAGCGGGAAAAACAACACTAACCAAGTTGCTAGCTAAGCACTATAATTGGGAACCCCACTTTGAATCCGTTAATGAAAATCCATACTTAGATGATTTTTATGGAGAGATGGAAAGATGGTCTTTTAACCTACAAGTTTATTTCTTAAATAGTCGCTTTAGACAAGTATTAGAATTACGCAAATCAGGTAAGAAAATCATTCAAGACAGGACCATTTATGAAGATGCCCACATATTTGCGCCTAATTTACATGCAATGGGCTTAATGACTAATAGAGATTATAGTAATTATAGTTCTTTATTTGAATTGATGGAAAACTTGGTAACTCCCCCAGATTTACTAATCTATTTAAGAGCCGATATATCCACCTTAGTTGGGCAAATTCATAAAAGAGGAAGAGAATATGAAAACTCCATTAGCATTGACTACCTAAGCCGACTCAATGAACGCTATGAAGCATGGATTAGCACTTACACTAAAGGAAAATTATTAATTATAGATGTTGATAATTTAGATTTTGTTGAAAATAGAGAAGACTTAGGTTATATTATTGATAGAATTGACGCTCAAATAAACGGGCTTTTTTAA
- a CDS encoding TrmH family RNA methyltransferase, whose product MSLSKNRIKLITSLQQKKYRQKYQLFVAEGVKVVKELLDSSLALEILFIVDSFAKDLPVDDIDKTVIITEGELKKISALKTPNKALGVFKIPEIVATKTKGLIVALDAVNDPGNLGTIIRLCDWFGIAQLVCSKDTVDCYNQKVVQATMGSLTRVQVNYLNLEEYLKKANLPVFIADMEGHNVYETKLPKESILVMGNEANGVSLKIKEIATHKIAIPRFGKTQETESLNVATATAILLSEFSR is encoded by the coding sequence ATGAGTTTATCTAAAAATCGTATAAAGCTAATAACAAGTTTACAACAAAAAAAGTACAGGCAAAAGTATCAATTATTTGTAGCAGAAGGAGTCAAGGTTGTAAAGGAGTTATTAGATTCTTCGCTAGCATTAGAAATTCTTTTTATCGTGGATTCTTTTGCTAAGGATTTACCTGTTGATGATATTGATAAAACAGTAATAATTACAGAAGGGGAGTTGAAAAAGATAAGCGCATTAAAAACACCGAATAAGGCTTTAGGAGTATTTAAAATTCCAGAAATAGTTGCTACGAAAACAAAAGGGTTGATTGTTGCTTTAGATGCAGTTAATGATCCAGGTAATTTAGGTACGATTATTCGTTTATGCGATTGGTTTGGAATAGCACAGTTAGTGTGTTCTAAAGATACTGTTGATTGTTACAATCAAAAAGTAGTACAAGCAACAATGGGATCTTTGACAAGAGTGCAGGTCAATTATTTAAATTTGGAAGAATACTTAAAGAAAGCTAATTTGCCTGTTTTTATTGCGGACATGGAAGGTCACAATGTATATGAAACCAAGTTGCCAAAAGAAAGTATTTTAGTTATGGGAAATGAGGCTAATGGGGTATCTTTAAAAATTAAAGAAATAGCAACCCACAAAATAGCGATACCTAGGTTCGGAAAAACGCAAGAAACAGAGAGTTTAAATGTTGCTACGGCTACGGCTATTTTGCTAAGTGAGTTTAGCCGTTAA
- the tamL gene encoding translocation and assembly module lipoprotein TamL, whose translation MKNPFFYFLFLILIISCNSVKRVPEGKELLVKNIIYIDSLKSTNSNTEDYIIQRPNSKTLGFPLALYFYNLGKPNGPKNPYEWSHKNPKLYNFFEKSFSQKQSIALANTFIGVNNWFLKSGQAPVIIDNEKTKKTVKNLQTYYQTEGYFRAKVKSKKSATGYKKGTISYFITKGTPTIIDSISTRIASKDLDSLYNAQKSKTFIKSGEQYKNQNFINEANRLTKLFRDNGIYHFSENYIGFYEIDTASTNNHKTDVHLEISNRIVEGNNGVYTTKPLKIQKVKKINIFTDYTYNERNSPYLDTVSHNGISFISHKKLAYNPKFLSQSIFIKPNGTYSDYTSNLTRKHLRGLRNFKTTAIKYSELNDSELIADIYLTPIEKYTLGFETELSRSNIRNFDISAKFSITNRNTFKGAEVFKFSVLGSYFNSRNGPGWEIGGNLSLEVPRFMVPFGLHKMVPKSMFPKTKFSTGLSIQKNIGLDKQNITVGIDYKWQFNKKKSIQLELMNAQYIRNLNIENYFTVYNSEYSKLEEIAKAYDTKYTLPENIPSNANGIVAFMNKVLQDRSSITENPIAYGANLNIFNRYRIITSNFLIPEIAYSYTYNNQENIKDVSFSFFKLRFANSGNVMGIFSKHTNSNGLRTVFKIPVAQYFKTDIEYKKFWSTSENTALGYRAFLGAAIPYGKSNIPFSKSYFAGGSNDIRAWQTYDLGPGTRAPGLEYNIGSLKFLTSLEYRFDIINNLKGALFIDAGNIWDITNSSFVDAPSKFTDISSLKDMAVGTGFGFRYDFKFLIARLDIGLKAHEPYLKDTNRWFRNFNFNRAVYNIGINYPF comes from the coding sequence ATGAAAAATCCTTTTTTCTACTTTTTATTTTTAATTCTGATTATTTCCTGTAACTCTGTAAAGAGAGTTCCTGAAGGAAAAGAACTTTTAGTTAAAAATATTATTTACATTGACAGCCTTAAAAGCACCAACAGTAATACAGAAGACTATATTATTCAACGCCCTAATTCCAAAACCTTAGGTTTTCCCCTTGCCCTATATTTTTATAATCTTGGAAAACCCAATGGTCCTAAAAACCCATACGAATGGTCTCATAAAAATCCTAAACTTTATAATTTTTTTGAAAAATCATTTTCACAAAAACAAAGTATAGCTCTTGCGAATACTTTTATTGGTGTCAATAACTGGTTTTTAAAAAGCGGACAAGCTCCCGTTATCATTGATAACGAAAAAACTAAAAAAACAGTTAAGAATTTACAAACATACTATCAAACCGAAGGATATTTCAGAGCTAAAGTCAAATCTAAAAAGAGCGCTACAGGTTATAAAAAAGGAACGATCTCTTATTTTATAACCAAAGGAACTCCTACAATTATAGACTCTATCTCTACACGCATAGCTTCTAAAGATTTAGATTCTTTATATAATGCTCAAAAAAGCAAAACTTTTATAAAGTCTGGAGAACAATATAAAAATCAAAATTTCATTAATGAGGCTAACAGACTCACCAAACTTTTTAGAGATAACGGAATCTATCATTTTTCAGAAAATTATATCGGTTTTTACGAGATAGACACTGCTAGTACCAACAATCACAAAACGGATGTTCATTTAGAAATTTCTAATAGAATTGTAGAAGGGAATAATGGGGTTTATACCACCAAACCATTAAAAATACAAAAAGTAAAAAAAATTAATATTTTCACTGATTATACTTATAATGAAAGAAACTCCCCTTATTTAGATACTGTTTCCCACAACGGAATTAGCTTTATTTCTCATAAGAAATTAGCATATAACCCTAAATTTTTATCTCAATCTATATTCATTAAGCCAAACGGAACTTATAGTGATTACACCAGTAACTTAACACGTAAACATCTTCGAGGTTTGCGAAACTTTAAAACTACCGCTATTAAATATTCTGAGCTAAATGATAGTGAATTAATTGCTGATATTTACTTGACCCCTATAGAGAAATACACACTAGGTTTTGAAACAGAATTGTCTCGCTCTAATATCAGAAATTTTGATATTTCTGCTAAATTTTCAATAACAAATAGAAACACCTTCAAAGGTGCTGAAGTCTTTAAGTTTTCTGTACTCGGTTCTTATTTCAATTCTAGGAATGGTCCTGGTTGGGAAATCGGAGGAAACTTATCACTAGAAGTTCCTCGCTTCATGGTTCCCTTTGGTTTGCATAAAATGGTACCTAAAAGCATGTTTCCTAAAACAAAATTTTCAACAGGGTTAAGTATTCAAAAGAATATTGGTTTAGACAAGCAAAATATTACTGTAGGAATTGATTACAAATGGCAATTCAACAAGAAAAAATCTATTCAACTTGAATTAATGAACGCCCAATATATTAGAAACCTAAACATAGAGAATTACTTTACTGTTTATAATTCTGAATATAGTAAGCTTGAAGAAATAGCGAAAGCTTACGATACGAAATATACGCTTCCTGAGAATATCCCGTCAAATGCCAATGGAATCGTAGCATTTATGAATAAGGTGCTTCAGGATAGAAGCTCTATTACCGAAAACCCTATAGCGTATGGAGCCAATCTAAACATATTCAATCGTTATCGAATTATAACCTCTAACTTTTTAATCCCAGAAATAGCTTACTCATATACTTATAACAATCAAGAAAACATTAAAGATGTTAGCTTTTCTTTTTTCAAATTAAGATTTGCAAATTCAGGAAATGTAATGGGTATATTCTCTAAACATACAAATAGCAATGGACTTAGAACTGTTTTCAAGATTCCAGTAGCTCAATATTTTAAAACAGATATTGAGTACAAGAAATTTTGGAGCACAAGTGAAAACACAGCTTTAGGCTATAGAGCCTTTTTAGGAGCAGCTATCCCATATGGAAAATCTAACATTCCTTTTTCTAAAAGCTATTTTGCAGGAGGATCAAATGACATTAGAGCGTGGCAAACCTATGACTTAGGGCCTGGAACAAGAGCTCCTGGGCTGGAATATAATATTGGAAGTTTAAAGTTTTTAACTTCTTTAGAATATCGATTTGATATTATTAATAACTTAAAAGGTGCACTATTTATTGATGCTGGTAATATTTGGGATATTACGAATTCATCTTTTGTAGATGCTCCTTCTAAATTTACTGATATCTCTTCTTTAAAAGATATGGCTGTTGGAACAGGGTTTGGATTCCGCTATGACTTCAAATTTCTAATTGCTCGTTTAGATATTGGCTTAAAAGCACATGAACCCTATTTAAAAGATACTAATAGATGGTTTCGAAATTTCAACTTTAACAGAGCTGTGTATAATATTGGTATTAACTATCCTTTTTAA
- the fbaA gene encoding class II fructose-bisphosphate aldolase, with translation MAHNIKAGVATRKEVQEIFKLAKEKNFALPAVNVVGSNTINTVLETAKELNAPVIIQFSNGGAQFNAGKGLSNEHQKAAIAGAVAGAKHIHLLAEAYEVPVILHTDHAAKKLLPWIDGLLDASEQHYKETGKPLYSSHMIDLSEEPIAENIEICKKYLTRMSKMGMTLEIELGITGGEEDGVDNSDVDVSKLYTQPEEVAFAYEELMKVSPQFTIAAAFGNVHGVYKPGNVKLTPKILKNSQEYISKHYKVPHNTIDFVFHGGSGSTIEEIREAIGYGVVKMNIDTDLQYAFTEGIRDYMETKKDYVSSQIGNPEGDDLPNKKYYDPRKWLREGEATFKTRLKKAFEDLNNINTL, from the coding sequence ATGGCTCATAATATTAAAGCTGGTGTTGCTACCAGAAAAGAAGTTCAAGAAATTTTCAAATTAGCTAAAGAAAAAAACTTTGCTTTACCAGCGGTAAACGTTGTTGGTTCTAATACTATTAATACTGTTTTAGAAACTGCCAAAGAGTTAAATGCCCCTGTTATTATTCAATTTTCAAATGGTGGAGCTCAATTTAATGCAGGGAAAGGATTGTCTAATGAACATCAAAAAGCAGCTATTGCTGGAGCTGTAGCTGGCGCAAAACATATTCATTTACTAGCAGAGGCATATGAGGTTCCTGTAATATTACACACTGACCATGCTGCTAAAAAGTTATTGCCTTGGATTGATGGTCTATTAGATGCTAGTGAACAACACTATAAAGAAACAGGAAAGCCGTTGTACAGTTCTCACATGATTGATTTATCAGAAGAACCTATCGCCGAAAATATCGAAATCTGTAAAAAATACCTAACTCGAATGAGTAAAATGGGAATGACCTTAGAGATTGAACTAGGCATTACAGGAGGAGAAGAAGATGGAGTTGATAATTCTGATGTAGATGTATCTAAACTATATACACAACCTGAGGAAGTGGCTTTCGCTTATGAAGAACTCATGAAAGTAAGTCCACAGTTTACCATTGCAGCTGCCTTTGGTAATGTTCACGGTGTGTACAAACCTGGTAATGTAAAGTTAACTCCGAAAATTTTAAAAAATTCGCAAGAATATATTTCAAAACACTATAAGGTGCCTCATAATACTATTGATTTTGTATTTCATGGTGGCTCCGGATCAACTATAGAAGAAATAAGAGAAGCTATTGGATATGGAGTTGTTAAGATGAATATTGATACCGACTTACAGTATGCTTTCACAGAAGGAATACGCGACTATATGGAAACTAAAAAAGACTATGTATCAAGTCAAATTGGGAATCCTGAAGGAGATGATCTTCCTAATAAAAAATATTACGATCCTCGTAAATGGTTAAGAGAAGGAGAAGCTACTTTTAAAACTCGATTAAAAAAGGCCTTTGAAGATTTAAATAACATAAATACCCTATAA
- the accD gene encoding acetyl-CoA carboxylase, carboxyltransferase subunit beta — protein sequence MAWFKRKDKGIHTPTENKKDTPKGLWYKTPSGKIIDTEELKKNLYVSPEDGYHVRIGSKEYFELFFDNNEFKELDAKLTSKDPLKFEDTKKYPERLKAAQKKTDLKDAVRTAVGKSNGKDIVIASMDFAFIGGSMGSVVGEKIARAIDYAIQHKLPFLMISKSGGARMMEASLSLMQLVKTSAKLAQLAEAKLPYISLCTDPTTGGTTASFAMLGDINIAEPNALIAFAGPRVVKDTTGKDLPEGFQRSEFVLEHGFLDGIYERKDLKQQINLYIDLIQNQPVRA from the coding sequence ATGGCTTGGTTTAAACGTAAAGACAAAGGGATTCATACCCCTACAGAAAACAAGAAAGATACTCCAAAAGGGCTTTGGTATAAAACTCCTAGTGGAAAAATTATTGATACAGAAGAACTAAAGAAAAACCTTTATGTAAGCCCAGAAGACGGGTATCATGTACGTATTGGAAGTAAAGAATATTTTGAATTATTCTTCGATAATAATGAATTCAAGGAATTAGATGCCAAATTAACTTCAAAAGATCCTTTGAAATTTGAAGACACAAAAAAATATCCAGAGCGTTTAAAAGCTGCACAAAAGAAAACCGATTTAAAAGACGCTGTTCGTACTGCTGTTGGTAAATCTAACGGGAAAGATATTGTAATTGCTTCTATGGATTTTGCTTTTATTGGAGGTTCTATGGGAAGCGTTGTTGGAGAAAAAATAGCACGCGCTATTGATTACGCTATCCAACACAAATTACCTTTTTTAATGATTTCTAAATCTGGTGGAGCGCGTATGATGGAAGCTTCTCTATCTTTAATGCAATTAGTTAAAACCTCTGCAAAATTAGCGCAGTTAGCCGAAGCGAAGTTGCCATATATTTCTTTATGTACTGATCCGACTACAGGAGGAACAACAGCTTCTTTTGCTATGTTAGGCGATATCAATATTGCAGAACCAAATGCCTTAATTGCTTTTGCGGGGCCGCGTGTAGTAAAAGATACAACTGGTAAAGATTTACCTGAAGGATTCCAGCGCTCTGAATTTGTATTAGAGCATGGGTTTTTAGATGGAATCTACGAACGTAAAGATCTAAAACAACAAATTAATCTTTATATTGATTTAATACAGAATCAACCTGTAAGAGCTTAA
- the rpsO gene encoding 30S ribosomal protein S15, which translates to MYLTKEVKEGIFEKHGKGKNDTGTSEGQIALFTFRINHLTEHLKKNRKDFNTERSLVKMVGKRRSLLDYLKKKDINRYRAIIKELGIRK; encoded by the coding sequence ATGTATTTAACTAAAGAAGTAAAAGAAGGAATCTTCGAGAAGCACGGTAAAGGAAAAAATGATACTGGAACATCAGAAGGTCAAATTGCATTATTCACTTTTAGAATAAACCATTTAACAGAACACTTAAAAAAGAATCGTAAAGATTTTAACACAGAGCGCTCTTTAGTAAAAATGGTTGGTAAGCGTAGAAGCTTATTAGATTATTTAAAGAAAAAAGATATCAATAGATATCGTGCGATAATCAAAGAATTAGGAATTAGAAAATAA
- a CDS encoding polyribonucleotide nucleotidyltransferase has translation MIPKVFKEVIDLGDGRTISLETGKLAKQAHGSVVVQMGKAMLLCTVVSNYKQSDVDFLPLTVDYREKFASAGRYPGGFFKREARPSDGEILTMRLVDRVLRPLFPKDYHAETQIMIQLMSHDENVMPDALAGLAASAVIQLSDIPFEIPISEVRVARINGKLIINPNRTQLAEADLDIMVGASADSVMMVEGEMDEISEEEMIEAIKFAHEAIKIQCDAQVRLAKAFGKKEVREYEPEREDEDLAQKIHEAAYQKCYEIAKKGTSKAERGLAFSEVKDEIIASFTEEEIEDFGDLVSKYFNKAQKDAVRELTLEEGLRLDGRKTTDIRPIWCEVDYLPSTHGSSIFTRGETQALATVTLGTSREANQIDMPSYEGEETFYLHYNFPPFSTGEARPLRGTSRREIGHGNLAQRALKGMIPSDCPYTVRVVSEVLESNGSSSMATVCAGTMALMDAGVQLNKPVSGIAMGLISDGDRYAVLSDILGDEDHLGDMDFKVTGTADGITACQMDIKVKGLSYEILVNALKQARDGRLHILEKLTDTIATPNAEVKAHAPKMITRVIPNDMIGAFIGPGGKHIQELQKETETTIVINEDPVTEEGIVEILGTNPDGIEKVIARIESMMFKPEKGSVYEVKVIKMLDFGAVVEYTKAPGNEVLLHVSELAWERTNNVSDVVKLGDILEVKYFGIDPKTRKEKVSRKALLPKPEGYVARPPRDHKGKDNRNRDNRREERKPRVEKKES, from the coding sequence ATGATTCCAAAAGTATTTAAAGAGGTCATCGACCTAGGAGATGGAAGGACCATTTCATTAGAAACCGGCAAGTTAGCTAAGCAAGCACACGGTTCAGTCGTTGTTCAAATGGGAAAAGCAATGTTGTTATGTACTGTAGTATCTAACTACAAACAATCAGACGTAGATTTCTTACCTTTAACTGTTGATTACAGAGAAAAATTTGCCTCTGCAGGTCGTTATCCTGGTGGGTTCTTTAAAAGAGAAGCTAGACCTAGTGATGGAGAGATATTAACTATGAGGTTAGTGGACCGTGTTCTACGCCCGCTATTTCCTAAGGATTACCATGCTGAAACACAAATAATGATTCAGTTGATGTCTCATGATGAAAATGTGATGCCAGATGCTTTGGCTGGTTTAGCTGCATCAGCTGTTATCCAACTAAGTGATATTCCTTTTGAAATCCCTATTTCGGAAGTAAGAGTTGCTAGAATTAATGGAAAACTTATTATCAACCCAAATAGAACTCAATTAGCAGAAGCTGATTTAGACATTATGGTAGGTGCTTCTGCCGATTCTGTGATGATGGTAGAAGGTGAAATGGATGAGATTAGTGAAGAAGAAATGATTGAAGCAATTAAGTTTGCTCACGAAGCTATCAAAATACAATGTGATGCTCAAGTTCGCTTAGCAAAAGCTTTTGGGAAGAAAGAAGTTCGTGAATATGAACCAGAAAGAGAGGATGAAGATCTAGCTCAAAAAATTCATGAAGCAGCATATCAAAAGTGTTATGAAATTGCTAAAAAAGGAACTTCTAAAGCTGAAAGAGGGCTCGCTTTTTCTGAAGTTAAAGACGAAATTATAGCTTCATTTACGGAAGAAGAAATTGAAGACTTCGGAGATTTAGTTAGCAAATACTTTAACAAAGCTCAAAAAGATGCCGTTAGAGAATTAACTTTAGAAGAAGGATTGCGTTTAGATGGCCGTAAAACTACAGATATCCGTCCTATTTGGTGTGAAGTAGATTACTTACCTTCAACACATGGTTCTTCTATATTCACTCGTGGAGAAACACAAGCACTAGCTACAGTAACTTTAGGAACCTCAAGAGAAGCAAACCAAATAGACATGCCTTCTTATGAAGGGGAAGAAACTTTTTATTTACACTATAACTTTCCTCCTTTTTCTACAGGAGAAGCTAGACCTTTAAGAGGTACTTCTCGTAGAGAGATTGGTCATGGTAATTTAGCTCAAAGAGCTTTAAAAGGTATGATTCCTTCAGACTGTCCATATACCGTAAGAGTCGTTTCAGAGGTATTAGAATCTAATGGTTCTTCTTCTATGGCAACTGTATGTGCTGGAACAATGGCACTTATGGATGCAGGGGTGCAACTAAACAAACCTGTTTCTGGTATTGCTATGGGACTAATTTCAGATGGTGATCGTTATGCTGTATTATCTGATATTTTAGGAGATGAAGATCATTTGGGAGATATGGATTTTAAAGTAACGGGAACAGCTGACGGTATTACTGCCTGTCAAATGGATATTAAAGTAAAAGGGCTATCCTACGAAATTTTAGTGAATGCACTAAAACAAGCTAGAGATGGACGTTTACATATCTTAGAAAAGCTAACAGATACGATTGCTACACCAAATGCAGAAGTAAAGGCACACGCTCCAAAAATGATTACTAGAGTAATCCCTAATGATATGATCGGTGCTTTTATAGGACCTGGTGGTAAACACATCCAAGAACTTCAAAAAGAAACAGAAACTACCATTGTTATTAATGAAGACCCTGTTACAGAAGAAGGTATCGTTGAAATTTTGGGAACAAACCCTGACGGTATCGAAAAAGTCATTGCTCGCATTGAGTCTATGATGTTTAAACCTGAAAAAGGAAGTGTTTATGAAGTTAAAGTTATTAAAATGCTAGATTTCGGTGCTGTTGTAGAATATACAAAAGCGCCAGGAAATGAGGTTTTATTACACGTTAGCGAATTGGCTTGGGAGCGTACTAATAATGTTTCTGATGTTGTTAAGCTAGGAGATATTTTGGAGGTTAAATATTTTGGAATAGATCCTAAAACACGAAAAGAAAAGGTGTCTCGTAAAGCTTTATTACCAAAACCAGAAGGTTATGTAGCAAGACCACCTAGAGATCATAAAGGAAAAGATAATCGTAATCGTGACAATCGTAGAGAAGAGAGAAAGCCTCGTGTAGAGAAAAAAGAGTCTTAA
- the folK gene encoding 2-amino-4-hydroxy-6-hydroxymethyldihydropteridine diphosphokinase, which translates to MKIQRITYLSLGTNQGNKLKNLQKAINLIADKVGDVQKIASIYKTPALGFEGNDFYNTVLKVSTYQPPEKLMSTLLSIEKELGRVRSKTGAYINRIIDIDILLFDDEIIFSKNLIVPHPRMLERKFALAPLSEIARNTIHPIEKKQLFICLRNCNDDSEIAVVDHKLIRPIPISEKYNYIAIEGNIGAGKTSLANMISDEFNAKIVLERFADNPFLPKFYKDEERYAFPLEMSFLADRYQQLTDDLAQFDLFKNCIVSDYYIFKSLIFAQVTLHSDEYKLYRKMFDLMYKEITKPDLYVYLYQNTDRLLQNIKKRGRDYEQNIEAGYLQKIHDGYSNFIKTQQDLNILIIDVSKLDFVNNINDYHFIISKIKSHTNTP; encoded by the coding sequence ATGAAAATACAACGTATTACATATTTATCCTTAGGAACCAATCAGGGAAATAAGTTAAAGAATTTACAAAAAGCAATTAATTTGATTGCTGATAAAGTAGGAGATGTACAAAAGATTGCCTCTATATATAAAACTCCTGCACTAGGGTTTGAAGGGAATGATTTTTATAACACCGTATTAAAAGTTTCTACCTACCAGCCTCCCGAAAAACTGATGAGTACCCTACTTTCCATAGAGAAAGAGCTAGGAAGAGTTCGTTCAAAAACAGGTGCATATATCAACCGAATTATTGATATTGATATCTTGCTCTTTGATGATGAAATTATCTTTTCAAAAAACTTAATTGTTCCTCACCCAAGAATGCTAGAACGCAAATTTGCCTTAGCTCCGCTAAGTGAAATTGCTAGGAATACAATTCATCCCATAGAAAAGAAACAACTATTTATTTGCTTAAGAAATTGTAATGATGACTCCGAAATAGCGGTTGTTGACCATAAACTCATTCGCCCGATTCCTATTTCAGAAAAATATAATTATATAGCTATTGAAGGAAATATAGGAGCTGGTAAAACCTCGTTAGCAAACATGATTTCTGATGAATTTAATGCGAAAATTGTACTAGAGCGTTTTGCAGACAATCCTTTTCTCCCCAAATTCTACAAAGATGAAGAACGATATGCTTTTCCTCTAGAAATGAGCTTTCTAGCTGACAGATACCAACAATTAACCGATGATTTAGCACAATTTGATTTATTCAAAAACTGTATTGTTTCTGATTACTATATTTTTAAATCATTGATTTTTGCTCAGGTTACTTTACATTCTGATGAATATAAACTGTATCGAAAAATGTTTGATTTAATGTATAAAGAGATAACAAAACCCGATTTATATGTTTATTTATATCAAAATACTGACAGGCTATTACAGAATATTAAAAAGAGAGGAAGAGATTATGAGCAAAATATAGAAGCTGGCTATCTGCAAAAAATACATGATGGTTATAGTAATTTTATAAAAACTCAGCAAGATTTAAATATCTTAATTATTGATGTTTCTAAGCTAGATTTTGTAAATAATATTAACGATTACCATTTTATCATAAGTAAGATTAAGTCTCATACTAACACCCCTTAA
- a CDS encoding IS982 family transposase gives MISDTKIIEIFCNLDDFMKEFETVLIKNSISESSKVKKRKRKSKMSKSEVMTIMVIFHLKSYRNLKHFYLYYVCKYMDDFFPDLVSYNRFVELQKKVIPPLAVYLKLHGLGKCSGISFIDSTALKVSHYKREKQHKVFKGIAEKSYGTLGWFYGFKLHLVCNDKGQIVDFMITKANVDDRYPLKNKCFHDKIFGKIYGDKGYLGKDLFDKLFVDGIHLVTKLRKNMNKKALDFMDKVYLRKRAIIESVNDVLKNTCQMEHSRHRSFDNFLGNLIAGLTAYSFLESKPSIKIQRFLPNLGIS, from the coding sequence ATGATTTCTGACACTAAAATAATTGAAATATTTTGTAATCTTGACGATTTTATGAAAGAATTTGAAACAGTTTTAATAAAAAACAGTATTTCAGAGAGTTCTAAAGTTAAAAAGCGCAAGAGAAAATCCAAAATGAGTAAAAGTGAAGTAATGACCATTATGGTTATTTTTCATCTAAAATCCTATCGAAATTTAAAACACTTTTATTTGTATTACGTGTGCAAATACATGGATGATTTCTTTCCTGATCTTGTCTCCTATAATCGATTTGTAGAACTACAAAAGAAAGTTATTCCACCTTTAGCAGTGTATTTAAAACTACACGGATTAGGTAAGTGTTCTGGTATCTCTTTTATTGATTCCACAGCACTAAAAGTGAGTCATTATAAAAGAGAAAAACAACACAAGGTATTTAAAGGAATCGCAGAAAAAAGTTACGGGACATTGGGTTGGTTCTACGGTTTTAAACTTCATTTAGTCTGTAATGATAAAGGACAAATAGTTGATTTTATGATTACTAAAGCAAATGTAGATGACAGATATCCTTTAAAGAACAAGTGCTTTCACGATAAGATATTTGGAAAAATATATGGTGATAAAGGTTATTTAGGCAAAGATCTATTTGATAAATTATTTGTGGACGGTATCCATTTGGTTACCAAATTAAGAAAGAACATGAACAAGAAAGCTCTTGATTTTATGGATAAAGTTTACTTAAGAAAAAGAGCAATTATAGAATCTGTAAATGACGTATTAAAAAATACCTGTCAGATGGAACATTCTAGACATCGCTCGTTTGATAACTTCTTAGGAAACCTAATTGCTGGATTGACTGCTTACTCTTTTCTTGAATCAAAACCGAGCATTAAAATACAAAGGTTCTTACCTAATCTTGGAATAAGTTAA
- the gldC gene encoding gliding motility protein GldC translates to MAVKHTSEIKFTVGLDENKIPEEISWSAEDGGIQDEGSKAVMLSVWDHKKKDTLRMDLWTKDMPVDEMKQFFHQTLVSMANTFERATDDQKMSATMRDFCEYFAEKLELVKK, encoded by the coding sequence ATGGCAGTAAAACATACTTCGGAAATAAAATTTACAGTAGGATTGGATGAAAATAAAATACCTGAAGAAATTTCATGGAGCGCAGAAGATGGTGGAATACAAGATGAAGGTTCTAAGGCAGTGATGCTTTCTGTATGGGATCATAAGAAAAAAGACACATTACGTATGGATTTATGGACGAAAGACATGCCTGTTGATGAGATGAAGCAATTTTTTCATCAAACATTAGTTTCTATGGCTAATACTTTTGAAAGAGCAACAGATGATCAAAAAATGAGTGCAACTATGCGTGATTTTTGTGAGTATTTTGCAGAAAAGTTAGAGCTAGTGAAGAAATAG